Genomic window (Lutra lutra chromosome 2, mLutLut1.2, whole genome shotgun sequence):
gttgaaacaggatctcctacttctctgccatcttgcccctccccaGCATTATTCTTGACCCCTTTTTTCTTTGAACTCTGGGTTTTCTGATATAACCCCTATGGTCCTATTTTGTTACTTACTAGGCTCTATATTTCTCACCAGGTTAGTGTAGTAGTTAGGAGTATAGACCCTGGAGCTGAACGGTCTGAGTACAAATCCTAACTTCTTGCTCCATGGATTTGaattttcctcccctccccttcttcctctcctcccccttcctccctccctccttcctccttcctttccttcctcccctccctccctccctttctctaccatttctttcctttcctttcccgtcctttccttttccatttctctccatccctctctttctttctttcctccttcttttccttcttttttttattgttggcATAAATTTTCCCTCTATGATCAttggtttcctcagctgtaaaatgctGATGATAATTATATCTAAATTATGCAGTTACTGAGATTAAATGAATTACATAATATTCTTCCTACCTGCTTGCATGAATGTGTTTGAGAATGGGACATTTTGCACATAAACAATGGCATCTTCTACTTTTATCTGGCCAACTTAAGATGACACCAtcgtttttaaatttgtttcccaTTATTTACCTTTAATAGACATGTCCTCATGCTGCACTTtaatgattttttcctttcttaatatcTTACTTCTTAAATTTAGCATCCTTTTTGGTGTTATTTAAAAtgcctctatttattttttaagtaatctctttgcccaatgtggggctcaaactcatgaccttgagatcaagagctgtatgTGCTATTGACTGAGCCAACGAGGTACCCCATAAGATGCCTTTAAATTTAACTACAAAAATTGTCCTCATGTACAGAAACTTCACATTAGATTTTAAGTGATGAATTCTGAGAACAATAATGACCCATTTTAAGTTATAATGAAATTGTTCATATTATTCTATTTCAATTGCATTTTCTAGATATGGTACCATTATTATGTTCAATCAcactgaatttatttcattttaggatTATATTTGTTCCATATTTTGAATGCATACTTAGCCAACAGTAACCTTTAAGAGACACCTTTTATTACTAGATGCTGGTCTTGAGATTATACTACATTTGGAGTTTCTGATGGAGTCTCTTTCCTGTACCCTGCTATCATTTCCATGGAGAAAACATTTAGGTTCTTTAACCAAACTAGAATTTAATTGCACTGAATTCATTATTCTGTGTTTTAACTCATTCTGTTTGTACTCATTGGTGACTCACATGATTTAGATCGCATGGACATCTACCATTGTTGTGATTACAGACCTGCCTCTTAGAACTCCCATCTGGGGAGTTTGAATTCTGAATTTGTCCTCCTGGGGGTGGCTGTACATTCTAACATTAGGAGAGAGCTGTTTGCTTTGTAGTTGTTCTCTGTAGGACAAAAATGAGACAACACATTGTCTTAATTAGTTTTCATGTGAGATATGCTAGATAATACTTGCATTTTGATACTTTACATCACATGCTTGGTAACATCAATATTATTCTATTATAGCTTCCCAGTCATTGTTTCTCTTCCCTCACattaaaatctttgattttttaaagatatttacttatttgacagagggagagagagagatcacaagtaggcagagaggcagatagaaagagaggggaaagcaggctccctgctcagagagcctgatgtggggcttaatccaaggaccctgggatcgtgacctgagctgaaggcagagaggcttaacccactgaggcacccaggcatccctaaaatctTTGATTAAGTCACAGGGTCTTTGGACAAAAGTATTCTTTCAATTAATGTGAGATATACCTAGTCTTTTAGCtggaatatgttatttttttaaagactaaagtCCAGGAAACCAAACTCTCTTCCTTTCATGCCACATATGTAGACTATTGTTCTCTTCTTACCATGTCTCTTTTTCCCTGTGGTCATGGTAATCAACTGACAGAAGTGATAAAACAACTACTTGTGCTTTGGAGTCTTCTGTCCTACTCTGAGTTTCAAAGTGTCTAGAGAGGCTTGCTGGtttgcaggatttccttcttctccacatcaGTAGGTATGGGTAGACAGTGACCAGTGAGTCTGATGATGATGTGGCCAGGGTTTGGGAAGGTTGTGCCTGCATGAGTCCAGAGGCTGTCCTCCCAGAGTGCACAGCATGTTGGCTTTGGCCAACATGTGGTTGGTCTTGTTCTTATATCCTCCCTCTGGAAAGATAGCATACCTTTTGATTTTTCTccagtattctatttttttttttgttgttgttgttagtttcagaggtagaatttagtgcttcatcagttgcatataacacccagtgctcattatgtcaaatgccctccttaatgtccatcatccatttattcctccccacctcctccagcaaacttcagtttgtttcctggagttcggtgtctcttatggtttgcctccttctcaattttcaccttattttctttttctttttttttttaagattttatttatttatttgacagacagagatcacaagtaggcagagaggcaggcagagagagagagaaggggaagcaggctccccactgcgcagagagcccgatgcggggcttgatcccaggaccttgggatcatgacctgagctgaaggcagaggctttaatccactgatccacccaggtgcccctattttattttgctttctcttcacctatgttcatctgttttgttttgtaaattccacatataaatgaaatcatatgatatttgtctttctctgactgacttactttgattagcataataccctctggttccatccacattgttgcaaatggcaggattcattctttttgatggctgagtaaaattccattgtgcatatatatatgtgtgtgtgtgtatacatatataccacaatcttctttactcattcatctctTGAGGGGCAGCTGGACTCTtcccatcttttggctattgtggacattactgctataaacattggagtgcaggcATCCCTTTGAATCATTATacttgtatcctttggataaatacctaatagtgcagttgctggatcatagggtagctctatttttagctttatgaggaacctccatactgttttctgagTGACTGCATTTCTCCAGTATTCTAGTTGAGACAGGCTTATGCTTACTGGGGGGAATAGCCAAATAATATGAAGTTCTTCTCTCCTGAATCATCCTAGTGTCTATGGACATTAGATGGTTTCTCTTACAGAGTCTGAAGTTCCTCCTTATAATGCAaggtttcccctttcttcacTATATAATATTTCTTCACTTGCATATTAGGTTGATCATGATTTCTATTCACTCTTCAGAATATTCTTTTCTAGCTTCTTccggtgttttttttttttttttctttttccctgctttttaaagaatactCACTATTTTGGCCAGCTCTGGctacataacaaaataccatgactggatagcttaaacaatagaagtttattttctcactcttCAGGTGGctgcaagtccaagatcaagatgtcagcatgactggtttctggtgagagacctttcttcctggcttataCATAGATGACTGCCTTCTTGCTTGTCCCcatgaggtggggagagagagacagagaaagcaagctcTGGTGTCTTTTCTCATTGAGGCACCAATCTCATcattagggccccaccctcatgacctcatccaaCCCTAATTACCTTTAAATGGCCCTGTTTCCAAACATTATCACATTGGGTGTTAGGGcatcaacataggaattttggggagGCATAATTCAGTCCACAGCACTCATTTATCTCCCAAAAGAACATGAGAAAAACATTCCTCACTAGGGGGGAGAACAACTGAACTTGCTCTTGTGCCCATGCCTGAATGTACCTGTATATTGTAGCCCTCTGATCCTGGGATTGGGTTTGTGCCTCTCCTTTCTTCAGAGACAATgaactccttgaaggcagagagTTTGCCTTCCTTGCAGATTATGCACAGTAACAGAGTAATCCCTAAATGTCTGATGTGGTGCCTGGGCTCATTGGCCTCATTCCACGGATCAGCATCAGCAACGTGCAGCTGGTGGATACTGTCATGTTCACCATTGGAGCTTTGTCTGAATGGCTGGCTGACCACCCTGTCATGATCAACAGTGTTCTGCCCCTTATACTGCATGCCCTAGGCAATCCTgagctctctgtctcttctgtgtCCACCCTCAAGAAGAGCTGCCGAGAATGCAAGTATGACCTGCCACCCTATGCTGCTAACATCGTGGCTGTCTCCCAGGATGTGTTGATGAAACAGATCCACAAGACAAGCCAGTGCATGTGGCTGATGCaggcactgggcttcctgctgtCAGCCCTGCAGGTGGAGGAGATCCTTAAGAACCTGCACTCACTTATCTCGCCCTACATCCAGCAGCTGGAGAAGCTAGCAGAGGAGATACCTAATCCTTCCAACAAGCTGGCCATTGTCCACATCTTGGGCCTTCTCTCCAACCTCTTCACCACACTGGATGTCAGTCATCATGAGGACGATCATGAAGGCCCTGAGCTCCGGAAGCTGCCAGTGCCACAGGGACCCAACCCCAAGGTATGTGCTATCTTTGAGAAGTCCGTTAAGACCCTGCTGGATGACTTTGCCCCCATGGTGCCACAGCTGTGTGAGATGCTGGGTCGGATGTACAGCACCATCCCCCAGGCCTCTGCTCTTGACCTCACTCGACAGCTGGCCCACATCTTTGCTCATGAACCTGCCCACTTTCCCCCAATCGAGGCCCTCTTCCTGCTCATCACCTCTGTCACACTCACTCTCTTCCAGCAAGGGCCCAGGGATCATCCTGATATTGCTGATTCATTTATGCAACTCCTGGCACAGGCTCTGAAGCGGAAGCCAGATTTATTCCTGTGTGAACGATTGGATGTCAAGGCTGTGTTCCAGTGTGCTGTGCTCAAGTTCCCCGAGGCATCTACTGTCAAAGCCTCCTGTGGCTTCTTTACAGAGCTGCTGCCTCGGTGTGGGGAAGTAGAACCCGTGGGGAAAGTGGTTCAAGAGGATGGCCGTATGCTGCTCATAGCAGTGCTGGAGGCCATTGGGGGCCAGGCCTCCCGCAGCCTCATGGACTGCTTTGCCGACATCCTATTTGCTCTGAACAAACACTGCTTCAGCCTCCTGAGCATGTGGATCAAGGAGGCCCTGCAGCCACCTGGTTTTCCCTCTGCCCGTGTCAGCCCTGAACAGAAGGACACCTTCAGCCAGCAGATCTTCGTGAGCGAGTGAACAAGAGGCGGGTGAAGGAGATGGTGAAGGAATTCACACTGCTGTGCCGGGGGCTTCATGGCACAGATTATACAGCTGACTACTGAGGGGCGCCCTGTCCCACCCAcgcctcctcacccctccctgtccccaaagAGTAAACCTGGATcttcactgcaaaaaaaaaaattaatttttaattagaattaattaATAATCAATTACCCCAGAATTAATAAGAGATTAATAAGCAATTAATAagagaatataataataaaagaataaaagtatttatatataattaaagaataaaagaataaataagtggTCTCAGTCTTAAACATGCCCTCAATGGTTTTATCACCATGGGTTTGTCAGTGCCCATTTCCTTGGTTGAACTTTAGTTCCTTTTGGCTTTTCTTGTTGACATTTCCATGTTGCTGgctattttcttgcttttttgtgACAGGCAACACAGGAA
Coding sequences:
- the LOC125092902 gene encoding importin-13-like, with amino-acid sequence MFTIGALSEWLADHPVMINSVLPLILHALGNPELSVSSVSTLKKSCRECKYDLPPYAANIVAVSQDVLMKQIHKTSQCMWLMQALGFLLSALQVEEILKNLHSLISPYIQQLEKLAEEIPNPSNKLAIVHILGLLSNLFTTLDVSHHEDDHEGPELRKLPVPQGPNPKVCAIFEKSVKTLLDDFAPMVPQLCEMLGRMYSTIPQASALDLTRQLAHIFAHEPAHFPPIEALFLLITSVTLTLFQQGPRDHPDIADSFMQLLAQALKRKPDLFLCERLDVKAVFQCAVLKFPEASTVKASCGFFTELLPRCGEVEPVGKVVQEDGRMLLIAVLEAIGGQASRSLMDCFADILFALNKHCFSLLSMWIKEALQPPGFPSARVSPEQKDTFSQQIFVSE